ACGTTGACTGTGCCACTTTTACAGACTCTGCCCAAATCATTGCGCCCTAAATCCACTAACATCACATGCTCGGCGATTTCTTTGGGATCTTGTAAGAGTTCGGTGGCTAAAGCTTCGTCTTCTTCTGGGGTAGCACCACGGGGACGGGTTCCGGCAATGGGTCGGACAGTGGCGAGGGTTGTGCCACTGGGGTCTTTTTCGGCTTTGACCATCACTTCTGGAGAAGAGCCGATCAGTTGCCAGGAGCCAAAGTTAAAGTAGGCCATGTAAGGCGAGGGGTTAATCAGTCTCAGGGAGCGATAGAGGTCAAAGGGTTTACCCTTATAGGCGGTACTCAGACGCTGGGAGAGGACGACTTGAAAGATATCGCCAGCCAAAATATAGTCTTGGGCGGCTTTGACGTTGCTACAGAAGGCTTCTGGGGTAATGTTGCTGTTGTAGGAGAGGGTAGAATCTGGGTTAATCCGGTTGGGGGGTGTCCATTCTAGGGAAAGATGTTTGCGCGAGAGGGGTTTGTTGAGTTTCTTGACGAGGGATTTGATGCGATCGCACCCGTTCTTATAAGCTTTTTTCAATTTAGTCTTCGGATCGCGCACATCTACATAGGCGATCGCCCAAATCTTGCGCTTCACCTGATCGAAAATCAACAGATGATCCACCTGCATCCAAATGCCATCGGGTAGATCCGTCTTTTCCCCTTCATGGACGGGAACTGTCGGTTCGATCCAACGAATCAGCTCATAGCCCCAAAACCCAAATAACCCCCCAATTCCAGGAGGCAGTTGGGGCAGTTTGACGGGATGATAGGGTTCTAAACAGTCGGCTAAATGCTTGAAGGGATCGCCTTGAAATTCTGTTTGAGTGCCATCTCGGAAGGTTTGGGTGGTGCGATCTCCTCTTGCTTCTAAAATCCATAGAGGATCGCAGCCTAATAAACTGTAGCGACCGATTTTTTCTCCGCCTTCGACTGACTCTAACAAAAAGTTGTAGGGGCGATCGGCACAAACCTTATACCACGCCGAAACCGGGGTTTCTAAGTCAGCAACCCATTCCTGACATACGGGAATAAAATTACCTTGTTGGGCAAGCTGTTTAAATTCGGAAAAATCGGGGTAAATCATGGATCGAGAGGTGATGGAACAGGATTGGCCATCCAAGGATATCCTGCTTATGCTGAATCTCAATCATATCGCGCTTTGCGCTGGTAATGGGTAATGGTAACCCGTTAAGGTTGTCGGTGAGGGGGAGGCAAGAGGCAATAGGCAATAGGCAATAGGGGGGAGGCAAGAGGCAATAGTCCATAAATAGTGTGAGCTAATTCATTTAACTCTATATTTAGAACTTGACAAAATGCATATTGTCTTAACTTGTCACCATTGGGTAATGGGTATTCAGGATTTTCTACTCTCCGTCTATGACTGAGAGTTCATCCGTCAGTTTTAAGCGTCCTCGATAATAGGAATGGATCAGGCGATCGATGGCGTGTTGTTCTTCTTCCGTCAGGTTTTGCTCTAAAATCGCTGCCATCAGTCCATATCGGTCAGCTTGGGTTAATTCGCGCTTGGTATAGGCTTGAACGATCAGATCGCTAAGGGCGCAGGGGAGGAGATTTAAGGAGAATTCCATGGCTCAGTTGTAAGATGACACTCTAAAGGAGCTTTAATGTCATTGTCCTTTGTTTTTCCTCTGGGTTACGTGATGACGGGGGAAATTAATTGTGAGTTCTATCACTATTAGAGCGCTTTGTTAGCTCTGTATCATTTGAATTGATCTTAGGCGCACACAGCAGCCACCCAGAAGAGTCCATCTACAACTAGGGTACTTAGGACTGCACCGCTAAAGGCCCACCATGGTATTGATGTGGATCGCAGGGGAATTAAACCGAGCAGCAGCAGGAGCATGACTAGCACTCCGGCCCAAAATCCCCCCCAGGGGGTATAGATTTGGGCGATCGCCTCTTGAAAGACGGGACGGACAAATTCGGGTTCGACTTGCATCAGGTGTCGCCAATGGGGGATTAAGTTCACTAAATAAAAGTAAATATCCGTGATCGCTGTCCCCACAAGAGAACCCAGATAGAAGAAATGACCGATTAATCCCCAAGAATTCCCAGAGCGTCTACAGCGTAAAATGAGGTCGAGTAAAACGAAGGGGAGGGCGATCGCCTCAATGGGTAAATGATAGACCGGTTCCCACCGTAACCACCCCCAATAGATCGAACCGGCTAACCAACTCCAACTAAATCCTAAGCACAGATCGCCCCAAAGCTTGCCCCAAGGCTGTCTCATCAACAGCAGACTTAAGCCAATCCAGAATAGGGTCATTACAAAACTTAATTCTGGGAAGAGTCGCACTAATGGAGCTTGGAAGAATACAGGAACAATCACCAACCCCCCAGATGCCAGCCAGATTTGCCACTGTTGAGGGAGTGCCAGGCCTTTCAACCACTCTTTTACAGGATTTGGGGCTGACTTGGATGTTGAGGAAGAGTAGGGGGGGAAGGTTTGTTGAACCACAATTAAGCTTCGTTACTTAACTTTACATTGTTTAAGATATCAGATTTTCTAATTCTGTGTATTGAATCTGAATATCCCCCCAGGGGGGATACGTCCATGATAACCGATCGCCAGAGAAATGAAAGCCACAAGCGACAATCCCCTGTTTTTGGCAATAATGGGACAGTTCTTCATCAAGGATTCGTGATGCTCAAAAAAAGTGGCGATCGCCCCCTCCTGCTAGGGCTGATGTTCCTATCCGCCCTACTTTTACCCACCCTCGCCCAAGCCCAAGCACCCACAACAAACACTGTTTCCGGGCAACTCAACATCTTTCAAGCCTTCATTTTAGGGCTGGTACAAGGCATGACGGAATTTATCCCCATCAGCAGCACCGCTCACCTGAAAGTCGTTCCCGTGGCGCTCGGATGGGGCGATCCGGGGGTTGCCTTCTCTGCCATCATTCAACTGGGCAGTATTGGCGCGGTTCTCTGGTACTTCTGGGACGATCTCAAGCAACTCACTCTAGGAGCAATTGAAGCCATCCAGAAAAAAGACTATCAGGCTAATCCTGTTCGCATGGTATTGGGAATAGCGATCGGAACCCTACCCATTGTTATTATCGGCTTAGGGGTTAAACTATTTGTACCCAACTTCGACGAATCTCCGATACGCAGACTCTCCTCTATTGCGATCGCCTCCATCGTCATGGCCATCCTACTCGGATTAGCCGAACAATGGGGCAGCCGCAAACGGGACTTCGATCGCCTCGGAATGCAAGACGGCATCCTCATGGGATGTGCCCAAGCTCTCGCCATTATCCCCGGCGTTTCCCGCTCCGGTTCAACCATTACCGCCGGATTATTCATGGGATTAGAACGCGCCACCGCCGCCCGCTTTTCCTTCCTCCTCGGCATTCCCGCCATCACCCTCGCCGGATTAGTCGAACTCGTCGGACTACTCGACGAAGGACTTGCAGGAGTGGGCATATTTCCCCTGATTGTCGGCTTAATCTCCTCCGCCTTCTTCTCCTATATCGCCATTGCCTGGCTGATTCGTTTCCTCCAAACCCGTAGCACCTGGCTCTTCATCTGGTATCGTCTTATTTTTGGCATCGTTATCCTAATCGCCATCAGCACCCAACTGATCCCGAACAGCTAAACCATGAGTACCATCCGTCCCGCCAAAATCTCCCAAGTTCTCCCCGACTCCATCGCCGCCGAGATCGGCTTTGAACCCGGTGATGCGATCGTCTCCATTAACGGTACAAATCCGCGAGACTTAATTGATTATCAATTTTTATGTACCGATGAAATCCTCGATCTAGAAGTTCTCGATCTCAAAGGCAAAACCCATCACATTGAAATTGAAAAAGACTACGATCAAGACCTGGGTTTAGAATTTGAAAACGCCCTCTTTGACGGCTTAATTCAATGCAATAATCGCTGTCCCTTCTGCTTCATCGATCAACAGCCCCCCGGAAAGCGAAAAAGCCTCTACCTTAAAGATGATGACTATCGCCTCAGTTTTCTCTACGGCAGTTATTTAACCTTAACCAACTTATCAGATCGGGAATGGAGCCGCATCGAAGCCATGCGCCTCTCTCCCCTCTATGTTTCCGTTCATGCCACTGAACCCGAAATTAGAAGCAGACTCTTAAAAAATCCCCGCGCCGGTGAAATCTTAAAACAACTCGAATGGTTCCAAGAACGGCGCTTACAAATTCATGCCCAAGTGGTCGTTTGTCCCGGAATTAATGATGGAGAACACCTAGAACAAACCCTTTTAGATTTAGCCCAATTTCATCAAGGAGAAGTTCCTACAGTAGCTTCAATTGCCGTGGTTCCCGTAGGCTTAACTCGGTTTCGCCCCACAGAAGACGAACTGATTCCGGTAACCGTGGAAAAGGCCCAAGAAGTGATTAAGCAGGTGCAACAATTACAGGATAAATTTCAACAGGAAAAAGAGGCTACGGTTGTTTGGTTAGCTGATGAATGGTTTTTAATCGCCGGATTGGATTTACCACCTGAATCCCATTATCAAGATTATCCCCAGATTGGTAATGGAGTAGGGTCAATTCGGTTATTTATTCGAGAATTTGAAGAGAAAATCCAAGAAAGAATGATTTCTGAAGTTTCTCCCCCTAAAACTTTATCTTGGGTGGTGGGTAACACAGTCGAGAAAGCGTTTACTCCCCTGGTAGAACAATTAAATAAAATATCAGGCTTAACGATTCAGTTACAAGCGCTGAACAGCGACTATTGGGGGCAAGAAATGACGGTTACCGGTTTATTAACGGGGGAAGATTTGCTGCATAAATTATCGGGGAAAGACTTAGGCGATGGTATTTTATTGCCCACGGTGATGTTAAAGCATGGAGAAACCTGTTTTTTAGACGATCGAACCGTGGAAGAGGTGGAAGAAAAGTTAGGCGTGCCGATTTTTCTGGTGGAAGATATTGATGCTTTGCTAAATATAGCGCTTTCCGCTTCGCGGACATGAACGCGCTAGGGAATAGGGAATAGGGAATAGGGAATAGGGAATAGGATTGTGGTACATTTGAATCGCCCTCAATCTGCCCTTACACAACACTCAGAGGGACTTTCTTGCTCATTACTCATTACTTAACAGCGCAAAGCGCTATATAGCCATCAATCTAAACAGTTAACACCTGATTAAACAAGTAACCTACGCTAATAATTCCCACGGTCATCAAGGTGACAAAAACGGCTAATAATTGAGGGCGAAGTACCTTCCGCAAAATTACGATTTCGGGCAACGATAGAGCGGTGACTGCCATGGTAAAGGCTAATACTGTGCCTAAAGGAATTCCTTTGGTCACCAAGGCTTCACTAATGGGCATCACTCCGGCAATATTGGCATACAGGGGCACACCGAGAATAACGGCAATTGGTACAGCTAAAGGATTATTTGCACCGGCGAATTCGCTAATAAAGGAGGTGGGGGCATAGCCATGAATGCCTGCACCAATGGCAATACCAATGACTACATAAATCCAGACGGATTGGATAATTTGACTGGACTGAGACCATCCTTGATTAAATCGTTCCTTCCAAGTCAGATGGGAGATTGAACCATCTTCTAGGGGGACAGATTGATCGGCTGCGGGCAGTTGCCAAACAAAGGATTCTACCCATTGCTCTAATTTTAGTTGGCCGATAATATATCCAGCCGCGATCGCCAAAATAACCCCAAAGCCAATATAGATCAGGGTGACCTTAAAGCCAAACAATCCCCAGAGCAACACCACTGCCACTTCATTCACCATGGGGGCAGAAATGAGATAGGAAAAGGTGACTCCTAGGGGAATTCCTGCCGTCAAAAAGCCGATAAACAAGGGAACTGCCGAACAGGAACAAAAGGGGGTAACAATTCCCACTAGGGCGGCCAAAACATTACCACTGAATCGGCGTTTTCCGGCTAACCAATGGCGTACATGCTCCGGTTGTAAAAAGCTCTGAACTGTACCGACGAGAAAACTAATGACGATCAGTAAAGTGAGAATTTTGGGCACATCATAGAGGAAAAACCGCAAGCTCTCGCCGAGGTGGGAGTCGAGGGGAATTCCCAATAGATGAGTAACGATTTGAACAGCGAGCCAATCGAAGGGATAAAAGGGATCGAACATGGGTAAGATTTCCCTCTAATTTTGCAAGAACGGTTTAATTTCTTCTGCACTCATGACTTTACCTTTGGCGACGAGTTTCCCGTTTACCATTAGAGCTGGAGTGGAGAGGACTCCCCGCTTGGCAATTTCGATCGCGTCTTTAATGTGTAAAATTTCTGCATCCAGACTGAGATCGGCGATCGCCTGCTTCGCATTCGCTTCTAACTGCTGACATTTTTTACAGCCGGTTCCTAAAACTTCCACTTGAATCTTACTCATCATTTGACTCCTGAGTGAATCGATCTATCGGTTTAGTCTTATATGCCGTATCTAAAACAATACACTCTCGATCAGTGATGTCTAGATTTTGGGCACAATACTTCACCAATGGGGTTAACTGATTATGCAGAGCTTGTAACTGTTGAATCTGCTGTTCAATCTCGTTAAGTTTCTTACAGAGGCGCTCATGTACGGCTTGACAAGTGAGCGATCGCCCATCCTTAAGCGAGAGAATATCCTTAATCTCATCTAAACTAAGTCCCAAAGCTTTCACTTGCACAATAAAAGCCAGACGTTCTATATCGCTCTGACTAAACAAGCGATAGCCTGCTGCGGTGCGCTCCGGAGGAGGAATTAATCCGATCCGCTCATAAAAGTAAAGGGTTTGTGGATTAATGCCTAAAGTGCGCGATACTTCGCCGACTTGAAACATAGATCTCACTTCGTTACCAGCTCAATAGCTCTACTCTAAACCCTATAGTCGAGTATAAAGTCAAGGCCTTGAGCCAACCCGATCCTTAGCACGGAGTCAACCGTAATCAATTTTGCTATAGTTGAAGCGAAATAGAGTGAATCCTTTTTGCTTATGCCCAGGTCTATTCCCTACCAACCTGTTCTCCTGCGAATCTTACATGGTGGCAGTGCCCTTCTCGTCATTTTGGCTCTGATTTCTGGGTTTTGGGTTTATAACACCTATGATGGGCGTTGGGGTAGCCTACCTTTACCCAACCTATCGGATACCCAAGATATTCACGGCACGATCGCCGTTACCTTCCTGCTTCTCCTCCCTATCTTTGCCCTCTATAGCTTCCACATTGGCTATCATCGCCTGATCCAGGAGCAAGCTTTCAACCCCTTAAAACAGGTGGGTAAACCGGTTTGGTGGATCTTTATGCACCGTTTAGCCAATACCTTCATGTTACTGGCCGCCACTTTCGCCGTGATTACCGGTAGAATGATGGAAGAAGAATGGCTTCCGGCTGGAGAAATTAACCGCCCTTGGTATTTAGCCCATTTAGTTTCATGGTTGATTGTCTTCCTGAGTTTAGCTCTACATTTGCTCCTGGCAGCTAAAGTCGGGGGAGTGCCCTTACTGCGATCGATGTTGCAATTCTCCCGGCGCGATCGAGATACCCCTAAATCTTGGTTACGAGGTCTGAGAAAAATATCCTCTAGTCGGCTTTTCCAAGGAGTAGAAATTATGGTCATGGGGGGCATTATTTTGGCTTTTCTGCTCCCCGTCTTCGCTTCCTAATATCAATTAAAAATTAAAAATTTTCATGTCGGCGACAGCCGAAAAAATTAAAAATGGGTAGACTCAAGTGCGATCGCCTGCCTTGTCTAGCATTTCCCCATTCTCCTGCCCAGATCTATTCTAGAACGACCCAATTTGTGATAGGGTAGAAAGGTTGTATAAATTCCCCTCAAGGAGAAGCTATGACCCGCGCCATTATGGAAACCGAAAAAGGGACAATTAACCTAGAATTGTTCGATCAAGATGCTCCTAACACGGTTAAAAACTTTGTCGAATTATCCCAGAAAGGATTTTATGATGGACTGACTTTCCATCGGGTCATTGATAACTTTATGATTCAAGGCGGCTGTCCCCTAGGAACGGGAACCGGCGGCCCCGGCTACAAAATTAAGTGCGAAATTAATGATAATAAGCATGTGGCTGGAACCCTATCCATGGCTCACGCGGGTCGGGATACGGGAGGCAGTCAGTTTTTTATTTGCCACGCTCCCCAACCCCATTTAGATGGTGTACATACCACATTTGGTCAAACTCAAGATATGGATGTGGTGAATGCTATTCGTAAGGGAGATAAGATTATTTCGGTGAAAATCGAAGAGTAGGGAATTAGGGAATAGGGAATAGGGAATATCGCAAACCTAAATGAGTTATGTAATGGCTGCCCCTCATCCCCCTACCCCCCTTCGGCTTCGCTCCCTTCGACTTCGCTCAGGGCAAGCAGGGCGGCGCTTCTCCCGCGGGAGAAGAGGGAAAACAGTCCCTCTCCCTTGGGAGAGGGATATAGGGAGAGGGCATTTCCCGTTGCACAACTCATTTAGACTAGCGATAGATAATAGGTAATTAATTGTCTATCGCCCCATCTTCCTATCTCCAAAATTATCCCTCTAAACCGCGACCTAGGGTTTGCTCTAGCATCTCTACATCCGGAACTTCTTCCGGTGCATAATATCCGGCTGCTCGTTTGGCTGTTATTTCCACTTGGGCATCCTTCGGGACTAACTCAGGGGGAATTGGAACCCGCTCGATGACTTCAATGCCGGAGTTGGTAATGGCATCATATTTCATGTTGCTCATGGACACTAATCGGTCAATGCGGGTTATGCCTAACCAGTGTAGGACATCGGGCATAAATTCCTGAAAGCGCATATCTTGGACTCCGGCGACACATTCGGTGCGCTCAAAATAGGCTTTGGCGCGATCGCCTCCTTCTTGACGTTTGCGAGCATTATATACCAAAAACTTCGTAACTTCACCGAGGGCGCGTCCCTCTTTCCGGAAGTAAACAATCACCCCTAGACCCCCTTCTTGGGCGGTGCGAATACAGACCTCGATACCATGGGCAAGATAGGGGCGACAGGTGCAAATATCGGAGCCAAAGACATCAGAACCGTTACACTCATCATGGACACGGACGGCGATGGGGCGATCGCGATCGGAAATTGCCCTTAAATTTCCAATTAAATACACCGTCATTCCGCCAATTGGAGGTAAATATAATACCAAATCCGGGCGAGTCACCAACTCTGGAAACATGCCCCCTGTCTGCTCAAATAAAGCTTGACGCAGATCCATTTCCTCGACTCCAATGCGTTTAGCGATTCCCGGTAAATACCACACCGGCTCGATCGCCGCTTTAACCACCACTAAATCCCCACCCTCCTTGAGAATCTTGCCATCCGCTTGCAACCGTCCCTTACTCACCGCTTCCTGAAGTTCCGGCATATTAATATGAGCTTGAGTAATGGCGATCGTCGGTCGAATATCAATCCCCTGTTCATAAAATTGGGTATAAATTTCACCTACACGAGCGCCAAAGGGGTCTAGGGAGACAATCTTATCCGGATCGCTCCAACTGGGATGGGGGCCAATGTCAGCCACCGGTGCAGTATTGGTTAAATCTGCTCGATGTTCCGGGTTCAGGGCTTGACGAGCGACAGCTAGGGCGCGATAAATGGCGTATGATCCGGAGTGAGTTCCAATCACATTGCGGTGAGCTGGATTGGTTAATGTGGCAATCACCGGCCCTCTAGCAATGGGATCGGCATTTCCCCAATCAACGGCGATCGGTTTTGTCCCACTGCTGCGAGGATGGGACGTGAGGACAATGGGTTTAGACTTACGACGAGTTGAATCAGCCATAGAGACCAGGGAAGAATGGACAATCGACAGTTGTATACCGTATTGTGTCACGATTTTAGAGACTGGGGCAGAAAATTGCCCGGCGATCATGCGACCCATCGTTCGCGATCGCCTTCACCAGAGGTTTAAACTAGGAATATCTCTATCTGAAATCTAGCCAACTCTCCTTTTCTGATGACCCAAACCCAGAAAAAACAAACCCTTTCCGCACCCTGGATCGCCCCAGAAACCTTTGCACCCTACGGTCAAGTCATCTGGGCTACTGACGATGGCAAGCCCTATGATGATCGAGATGCTCAACTGATCCTCGATCGCGGAACCCCCCGATTTTACATCATGCGCTTGCACCACAACGGGCGCAACTTTGCCACCATCACCCGTCATCAACAGTGTACCCAATGCCTGGGAGCGCTTGAAGGTAAAGATTGGTTTTTAGGGGTTGCTCCACCGAGTAAAACCCCCCAACCCGACCTAGAGCAGATCCGCGCCTTTCATATTCCGGGTAACTGCTTCGTCAAACTCCATCTGGGAACCTGGCACGCTGGCCCTTATATTGACCATGATATCGTCGATTTTTATAACCTAGAATTAAGCGATACCAATATTACCGACCATCAAACCTGCGATCTGAGTTCAGCCTATGGCGTAAGTTTTGAAATCATGGATCTTTAGGGTTTTTTTTCCGTCCCAAGGGCGCGATCGATGGGATTATGAGTTTTGAATGGTTCGCTCGCCTAAAGCTAATCTAGCCTGCTCTCGGTCATCAAAGTGAATCTTTTCTGTGCCTAAAATTTGATAATCTTCGTGACCTTTACCGGCAATTAAAACCCCATCACCCGGTTTAGCTTCGAGGATCGCCTGACGAATGGCTTGGGCCCGATCGCCAATGACAATGGGTTCGGCCGATTCGGGAATTCCGGCGATAATATCTTGCAAAATTTGCTCCGGGTTTTCCGTGCGCGGATTATCGGAAGTCACCACCGGCACATCGGCTAATTCGGCGGCAATTTTACCCATGATCGGGCGCTTTGTGCGATCGCGATCGCCTCCACAACCAAACACGCAAATCATCCGCCCTGGAATAAAGGGACGGGAGGCCTTAAGTAAATTCTCTAAGCTATCGGGGGTATGGGCATAGTCTACAATCACCGTAATCTCTTGATCCGGGGTCACGCTCACGCGCTCCATCCGTCCCGGCACGCCCAAGAAGTCAGGTAAACTCGATACCATAGTTTCTAAAGAAATGCCCAGATGCAAGCCAGCGCCAATGGCTGCCAACAGATTCGACACATTAAATTGACCCACTAAGGGCGACTCAAAGGCAATCTCACCTTGAGGCGTATGTAAGATTCCTTTCACCCCTTTGGGCTGATATTCTAAATCACTCGTCCACAGGGACGCGGAAGAATCATGAAGGCTATAGCTCCAAACCTGTTCCTGGGGTAAGCGCTCAATCAACCGTTGTCCGTAGGGATCGTCACCATTAATAATTGCTTTTCCTTTTAAGTAATCTGGACTAAACAGCAGGGCCTTGGCTTCAAAATAATCTTCCATGCTGGGATGATAGTCCAAATGGTCTTGGGTCAAGTTCGTAAACACAGATACTTGAAAGGGACAGCCCCAAACCCGTTTTTGCTCTAAAGAATGGGAACTGACTTCCATGACTCCATATTCACATCCGGCTGCGACAGCTTGGGAGAGCTGTTGTTGTAAAGTGACGGCAAAGGGGGTAGTATTCACCGCCGTTTGATGATATCCCGGCCATTTGGCGTAGAGGGTTCCCAGAAGGGCCGTGGGCTTTTGTCCGTGGGTTAAAAAGGCTTCAATTAGATGGGTGGTGGTGGTTTTGCCATTGGTTCCCGTTACCCCCACTAGCTTTAAATTCTGGGCAGGATAGTTATAGAACGCGGCGGCCACTTCTGGGCACACCTTGGCCATATCTGCACCGGAAATCACACAAGCCTCTCCGGGAGGATGCTTACTGAGTGCAGATTCCGAGACGATCGCCGCGATCGCCCCCGCAGCCACAGCACTCGGCCAAAACTCTCCCCCATCCACACGGGTTCCAGGCATTCCGATAAACAGATCTCCAGCTTGACAAGAGTGGGAATTCGTGCTTAATCCTTTTACGTCCAGGTCTAAAGCCGGGTGTGTAGAGACTTGCCCTAATTCACTCACCTTAGTCAGCAACTCACGTAATTTCATCTGTCAGCCCTCCTCACAGAAATATCCTTTGGCATTTGCACGGGAATTGTTACTTACTATAACGTCAGTTTGGGTTAAGCGATCGTTGACAAGAGGGACTCGCAGTCGAGGGAAAATCCGTTGTTTCGATGGCCAGAAGTTCCTAGCATTGAGGATTGGGCTGGGTCTGAGAAGGGTCAAGGTTAGCCAGTGTGTACCCATCATCTTGGGCGATCGCCGTGGGGAATCCAGTAATCATGATGAAAACAACTCACCCTCTCATAAACTAGCCACAATATAGTGCTATCCCATTAGCTCAACTCCATATTTGTGACTTGACAATAAGCAGGGTTCATGCTGCGAATATCGCACATATTCCCGAAAGCAGTCAGAATTTTTCGGGGCAGTCGAGTATTGAGGCGACTGTGAGCCACTTGTAAGTTATCTATCACTAAAAGATCTCCCTTTTCCCACGGAAATACGGCGGCATTTCTCCATTCCGCTTTCCCTAACTCTTTTGCCTCTGCTTCTGTCAGTTTAAGGCAGTTGCCTTCTTCACCAACAAAGAATGTATTTAGCTTACTGTATTGGGATGTAGAATCATCAACAACAGTTGCTTTTTCTGTTCGTATTTGCTCTAACATTTGATATAACTTAGAAGGCATAAAATTGTAATAAATCCTTTTCATTAATCTATACCTTGGCAGAATACTTCGATACCATTCCCTGCTTACTAAGCAATCACAAATACTGATACCAAAGCATAGTCTTCCTGTTCTTGGGTGAGAAAAAACTGGGATATAAGAGCATTCAAAATAAAGAGAACCGTCGTCTTTCCAGTCAAAACAAAATCCCCCATTTTGGAGTAATTTTGTGATCTCCTCTCGCGATTGTTTCTCAAACACCATACCTAATAAACTCTTGGGAACAAATCGCACATATTTCTGAGCCAAGTTCGCTATTTTGTATTGAAACGAAGGAAATAAATCATTAAAAACTTTTTCTGTGTTTAGAATAGGAGTCTCTCCATATAGATCGGGTTTTGTTTGACAGAAAAAAGCTAAAACACTCGGTCTTATCGATACCATATTTAATTCATTATGAGGCATAACAATCAAATTGGGAGGTGCTTCAGAAGACGTAAACACCTTATCCGTTATTCGCAATCTTTGAGCGCTACCAAAGTGATAATATTTTTCCAGTTCAACCTTAA
This window of the Roseofilum capinflatum BLCC-M114 genome carries:
- a CDS encoding ureidoglycolate lyase produces the protein MTQTQKKQTLSAPWIAPETFAPYGQVIWATDDGKPYDDRDAQLILDRGTPRFYIMRLHHNGRNFATITRHQQCTQCLGALEGKDWFLGVAPPSKTPQPDLEQIRAFHIPGNCFVKLHLGTWHAGPYIDHDIVDFYNLELSDTNITDHQTCDLSSAYGVSFEIMDL
- a CDS encoding GTP cyclohydrolase II, whose product is MADSTRRKSKPIVLTSHPRSSGTKPIAVDWGNADPIARGPVIATLTNPAHRNVIGTHSGSYAIYRALAVARQALNPEHRADLTNTAPVADIGPHPSWSDPDKIVSLDPFGARVGEIYTQFYEQGIDIRPTIAITQAHINMPELQEAVSKGRLQADGKILKEGGDLVVVKAAIEPVWYLPGIAKRIGVEEMDLRQALFEQTGGMFPELVTRPDLVLYLPPIGGMTVYLIGNLRAISDRDRPIAVRVHDECNGSDVFGSDICTCRPYLAHGIEVCIRTAQEGGLGVIVYFRKEGRALGEVTKFLVYNARKRQEGGDRAKAYFERTECVAGVQDMRFQEFMPDVLHWLGITRIDRLVSMSNMKYDAITNSGIEVIERVPIPPELVPKDAQVEITAKRAAGYYAPEEVPDVEMLEQTLGRGLEG
- a CDS encoding TauD/TfdA family dioxygenase, which translates into the protein MKTIEHPPNPLSSNIKVRFLRDDEKSIMSDEKELPLVIEPVKERSFPVLSKLVRENSDWFNQQRDTYGAILFRGFEVESGVQFQSILELLKVELEKYYHFGSAQRLRITDKVFTSSEAPPNLIVMPHNELNMVSIRPSVLAFFCQTKPDLYGETPILNTEKVFNDLFPSFQYKIANLAQKYVRFVPKSLLGMVFEKQSREEITKLLQNGGFCFDWKDDGSLYFECSYIPVFSHPRTGRLCFGISICDCLVSREWYRSILPRYRLMKRIYYNFMPSKLYQMLEQIRTEKATVVDDSTSQYSKLNTFFVGEEGNCLKLTEAEAKELGKAEWRNAAVFPWEKGDLLVIDNLQVAHSRLNTRLPRKILTAFGNMCDIRSMNPAYCQVTNMELS
- a CDS encoding UDP-N-acetylmuramoyl-L-alanyl-D-glutamate--2,6-diaminopimelate ligase, coding for MKLRELLTKVSELGQVSTHPALDLDVKGLSTNSHSCQAGDLFIGMPGTRVDGGEFWPSAVAAGAIAAIVSESALSKHPPGEACVISGADMAKVCPEVAAAFYNYPAQNLKLVGVTGTNGKTTTTHLIEAFLTHGQKPTALLGTLYAKWPGYHQTAVNTTPFAVTLQQQLSQAVAAGCEYGVMEVSSHSLEQKRVWGCPFQVSVFTNLTQDHLDYHPSMEDYFEAKALLFSPDYLKGKAIINGDDPYGQRLIERLPQEQVWSYSLHDSSASLWTSDLEYQPKGVKGILHTPQGEIAFESPLVGQFNVSNLLAAIGAGLHLGISLETMVSSLPDFLGVPGRMERVSVTPDQEITVIVDYAHTPDSLENLLKASRPFIPGRMICVFGCGGDRDRTKRPIMGKIAAELADVPVVTSDNPRTENPEQILQDIIAGIPESAEPIVIGDRAQAIRQAILEAKPGDGVLIAGKGHEDYQILGTEKIHFDDREQARLALGERTIQNS